In Vitis vinifera cultivar Pinot Noir 40024 chromosome 11, ASM3070453v1, a genomic segment contains:
- the LOC100247920 gene encoding serine carboxypeptidase-like 13: MAAAEHQHRFLSVMLLLLVFSSGIANGRSVIKTLPGFSGELPFYLETGYVGVGENEEVQLFYYFVKSQRNPVFDPLMLWLSGGPGCSTLTAFFYENGPLTFNIQEYEGGLPNLYLKENTWTKTLNIIFVDAPVGSGFSYSKTQEGYIMEDLKYAAQTYEFLKKWLVDHPEFLKNELYVGGDSYSGIPVPMVVQEIYYGSPSLNLQGYVLGNPLTDTDNDVNSRIPFAHRLTLISDELYESAKTSCNGDYVTVNASNEQCVADMEAISKLIDQIYIMQVLEPNCGISSRKPKEGELNHTHFLTQLGEKSAYFCHEYNYVFSEIWANNKDVREALRVREGTKGHWVRCNITNLAFTKDVTSTVAYHQNLTNTGLRALIYSGDHDMSIPHIGTQEWINSLNLTLEDPWRTWCTDGQVAGYTETFTNDDFDLTFATVKGAGHVAIEYKPKECYAMIDRWFAHYPL; the protein is encoded by the exons ATGGCAGCAGCTGAACACCAACATCGTTTCTTGTCTGTGATGCTTCTTCTTTTGGTTTTCTCATCAGGCATTGCCAACGGGCGCTCAGTCATCAAAACCCTACCGGGGTTTTCTGGTGAACTTCCATTCTATCTTGAAACTGG GTATGTGGGTGTAGGTGAAAATGAGGAAGTGCAGCTGTTCTACTATTTTGTTAAGTCACAGAGGAATCCAGTATTTGACCCTCTTATGCTTTGGCTCTCTGGAGGCCCCGGTTGTTCCACTCTCACTGCATTCTTCTATGAAAACG GTCCCCTAACTTTCAATATTCAAGAATATGAAGGAGGCTTACCGAATCTTTATTTGAAAGAGAACACATGGACGAAG ACCCTCAACATAATATTTGTAGATGCTCCTGTGGGTAGTGGATTCTCTTACTCAAAAACACAAGAAGGTTACATCATGGAAGACTTGAAATACGCAGCACAGACAtatgaattcctcaagaag TGGTTGGTGGATCATCCCGAGTTCCTGAAAAATGAGCTCTACGTTGGCGGCGATTCATACTCGGGCATACCTGTCCCAATGGTTGTTCAAGAGATATATTATg GTAGTCCAAGCTTGAACCTCCAA GGATATGTGCTTGGGAACCCGCTGACTGATACAGATAATGATGTGAATTCCAGAATTCCATTTGCACACCGGCTGACTCTTATATCTGATGAACTCTATGAG TCTGCCAAAACAAGCTGCAATGGCGATTATGTGACAGTAAATGCAAGCAATGAACAATGTGTTGCAGATATGGAAGCCATTAGTAAG TTGATCGATCAAATATACATAATGCAAGTTTTGGAACCAAACTGTGGTATTTCATCCCGAAAACCAAAGGAAGGAGAGTTGAATCATACACATTTCCTCACACAACTTGGTGAAAAATCTGCATACTTTTGCCAT GAATACAATTATGTGTTTTCTGAAATATGGGCCAATAATAAAGACGTACGAGAAGCTCTTCGCGTTAGAGAG GGGACAAAAGGCCATTGGGTAAGATGCAATATTACCAACCTAGCTTTCACAAAGGATGTAACAAGCACTGTCGCTTATCATCAGAATCTCACTAATACAGGCCTTCGAGCTCTAATATACAG TGGTGATCATGACATGTCTATTCCACATATTGGCACACAAGAATGGATAAATTCACTTAATTTGACACTAGAAGATCCTTGGCGAACATGGTGTACTGATGGTCAAGTTGCGGG ATACACAGAAACGTTTACAAATGATGACTTTGATCTAACATTTGCAACTGTAAAG GGTGCAGGTCATGTAGCCATTGAGTACAAGCCCAAGGAGTGTTATGCCATGATTGATAGGTGGTTTGCTCATTATCCACTCTAG